In Stenotrophomonas lactitubi, the genomic window ATTTCAAGAAGTTCAACGACATCCACGGCCACGACACCGGCGATGACGTGCTGAAACTGGTGGCCTCCCGGTTGTCGCGGGTGGGCGACGGCGGCCGCGCGTTCCGTTATGGCGGCGAAGAATTCGCCGTGGTTTTCCTCGACCGCCCGGCATCGGCCTGCGTGGACGCGGTGGAGGCGCTGCGGCAGGGCATCGAGCAGAGCCGGATGCAGCTGCGCGACCGCACTACCCGCAGCCGTGACGATACGCTCGGCCAACAGCAGCGCGGGCGCGGCGGTGGCGGTGCGGTGGTGCAGGTGACCGTCAGCATCGGCCTGGCCGACAGCCGGGTCGATCCGCGCCCTGCCGGGGTGGTCAAAGCGGCCGACCAGGCGCTGTATGCGGCCAAGGAGGAAGGCCGCAACCGCGTGTGCGCGCATGGCGGACAGCGGGTGCTGGCCGTGCGCGGCAGCCACGCTCAGACGGCGTCGAGGTAGTACCAGCGACCTTCGATCCGCAGGAAGCGGCTGTGCTCGGTCATTTTCACCGCGCTGCCGCCACCGACGCGGTAGCGAGCGGTGAAGCGGACCTCGGCACTGTCGATGCCGGTAACCTGGTGATCCTGCACGGTCAGGCCCAGCCACTGGGTGCGCTGGCCGGGGGCATCATCGAGCGACAGTTCTGCGGGGCGGGTGTCCGGATGCCAGGTGGCACGCAGGTAGTCCGGCAGATGGCGCACATAGGCGCTGTAACGCGAGCGCATCAGACGCTCGGCATCGGGCGCGGCGTCGCCGGCATGGAAGCGACCGCAGCAGGCGGCGTAGTCGGCGGCCAGGCCACAGGGACAGGGATCGGGGGCGGTTCGGCTCATGCGGGTATTGTCGCGTGGGCGGGGGCAATGTGACAGGCGTATGCTGTCGCGCCCTCACTTCGATCGATCGCCGTGCTGGAAATGATTCCTCCTGAGTTGTGGTGGCTGGTGGCGATCGCCTTCATTGCCGGCCTGGTTGATGCAGCCGTGGGTGGCGGCGGACTGGTGCAGTTGCCGGGCCTGTTCACGGTGCTGCCGCAGCAGACGCCGGCGATGCTGTTCGGCACCAACAAGTTCAGCTCGATGTTCGGCACCGGCGCGGCGGCGTGGCGTTATGCACGCAACGTGCGCTTCCCGTGGAAGCCGGTGTTGTTCGCCGCCGGTACGGCCTTCGTGTTCTCCTTCCTTGGCGCTACGGCGGTCAGCCTGTTGCCCAAGGACGCAGTGCGGCCACTGGTGCTGGTGCTGCTGGTGGCGATGCTTGCCTACACGTTGTGGAAGAAAGACTTCGGCGCACTGCACCGGCCCCGCGAGATCGGCCGCAACGAGTTGATGATCGCGCTGGCGATCGGTGCGGCAATCGGTTTCTACGATGGCTTCTTCGGGCCCGGCACCGGCAGCTTCCTGATCTTCCTGTTCGTGCGCTTCTTCGGACTGGACTTCCTGCGTGCGTCGGCAGCGTCGAAGGTGGTGAACCTGGCGACCAACGTGGCGGCGATCTCGTTCTTCGTGCCGACCGGCAACATCCTGTGGCTGTTCGCGCTGCCGATGGCGGCGGCCAACATCATCGGTTCGGTGGTGGGCACGCGGTTGGCGCTGAAGGGCGGCACGCCGTTCATCCGCAAGCTGTTCGTGGGCCTGGTGGTGGTGCTGATCGCGCGGATGGCATGGGATACGTTCCGTAGTTCGTGAATGAGCGTCATGACCTGGTAGGTGCCAGCCTTGGTTGGCACGCTGTTTCCGGTCGCGAAGAGCAGCCGAGCATGGCTCGGCTCTACAGGGGATTGCCGGCCAGCGGCCGGCACTACCACTATCGGGATTCATGACCCGGTAGGTGCCAACCTTGGTTGGCACGCTGTTTCCGGTCGCGAAGTGCAGCCGAGCATGGCTCGGCTCTACTGGGGATTGGCGGTCGAGGCGATCAGGCTTCGGCTTCTTCCGGTTCGTCGGCCTGCTGGCGGCTGCGCTCCGGCAGCTTCAGGCGCTTGCCTTCTTCGTCGTACTCGATGAGCAGGACGCCCGAATCGTGGCGACCGCTGATCTCGACGAAGCAGGCGCCACCGATGAACGGCTCCAGCGTCATCACCGATTTCAGCGGGGTGGCGACCACCATCTGGAAACCGAAGTTGTCGAAGATGTTCATCGCCAGCGCGGTGAACTCGTTGTCGGCCTTGTCGAAGGCTTCGTCGAGCACGACCGCGGCATAGCTGGGCAGCTGGCTGTCGGCACCGCCGAGCTGGTAGCGCAGCGCCGCCGCCAGGCAGGTGGTGGCCAGCTTCTGCCGCTGACCGCCGGACTTGCCGGCGCCACTGCGGTAGATCTCGACCTGCTGGCGCGTTTCCACATCCAGTTCCACGCCGATGAACTCCACGTGCAGGCGCACGTCGAGCACAATCTCGCGCCAACGCTTGTCTTCGCCTTCCTGCGAGCCCAGGCGGTTGACCAGCTGGCGCAGGACGGTGAACTGCGTTTCGGCGACGTCGCGCTGCTCGGTCTGCTGCTGCGACAACACCTCGCGCAGCTGCAGGTGGAACTCCTGCACTTCCGGCAGGCGCCGGTCGTTCAGCTCGATGGTCAGCAGGGTGCCGCGGTTGAAGGGCACCTGCTCGAGGCTGGCGTTGACTTCATCCAGGCGCTGGCCGATCGACTTGCGGGCCTCGGCACTGTGCCGCTGCAGCGCCAGCAGGTTGTTCTTGCTCTGGTTCTGCAGCAGGTCGAAGAAGCGTTCTTCGTGCTGCGGCAGGCCATCGCGTTCAAGACGTTCGAGGCGGGCGAGGAAATCCTCGGCCGAGGCCACCGACACGGTGAAGTCGCCCGATTCTTCCGGCCACTGCTGGATGAAGCGACGGAAGCAGCCCAGCAGCAGGTTCTCGACGCGGTTGACGTCCTGCTGCGAAGACGACAGCTGTTCGTTCAGCGCGTTGCTAACCTGGCGCATGTGCGCTTCCAGCGTTTCCAGGCTGAGCGGGCCCTGCTCCTGCAGGCGCTCGGCCAGGCCGGCTTCCTGGTCTTCGGCCAGTGCCGGCAATACCAGTGCACGGCTCTGCTGGCGGGCCCGGTCCAGGCGGTCGCGTTCGCGCACCAGCTGGCCGCGCTCGACGCGGGTGTCTTCGTAAGTGCGGCGGGCCTGCTCGATATCGGCGCGGGTGGCGTCGATCTGCTGGGCGATCCTGGCCAGGTCGGCATTGCCTTCGCGCAGCGCATGCAGGCTGGCCTCGATGTCGGCCAGGCGCTGCTGCGGCGCGGCGACGTCGATTTCATTCCAGCTGATACCAACCAGCTGGTGGCAGGCCAGGCGACGTTCGTTGTCGCGGTCACGCTGGCTGCGCAGGCGCGCGATGTCGGTATCGCAACTGGCGATACGGGCGGCCAGCTCCTGGGCTTCCTTCTCGAAGACGGCGAGCTTGTCGCGGTTGCTGAAACCCAGCAGCCAGCGGCGGCGATCATTCACCGCACTGCGATCGTCCTTCTCGAAGCGGTCGCCCGGATGCTTGACCTGGCCTTCGCGGGTGATGCCGCGGTCGACGTTGCGCAGCTGCTTGGCATCCACGCATTCGTAGTCGAAGCGCTTGCCCAGCTCGCGGCGCAGCCAGCTTTCGAACACGTGGTCGCGCAGTTCCAGCTTGTGCAGCAGCGACTTCGCGGACGGTTCGCGGGCGAACGCATCATCATTGCGACGCACGCGGTAGTAAGTGAAACGCATGCCCAGGTGGGTGCGGTTCACCCATTCGGCGACGTCGTTGTAGTGCTTGTCGTCGACCAGCAGCGATTGCGCGAAGCCACCGAGCACACGCTCGATCGCGCCCTGCCAGCTCTGCTCTTCCGAGCGGACCTGGATCAGTTCGCCGACGAACGGCAAGGCCGCTTCGGAGATACCGGTTTCTTCGGCCAGGCGCGCGCGCAGCTTCTGCATCGGCGCAGGAATGCTGGAGGGCGTGCGCTGCATCGCCTCCAGTTCGCCACGCACGTCGGAGAAGCGCCGCTCGTCGTCGCGCTTGCCGCCCAGCCGTTCGCTGATGGCGTCGTCCAGAGCGCTCGAAGCGCGCTGGCGGTCTTCCAGTTCGGACTGCGCCTGCTCGACCAGCTCGGCGAAGCCATGCGCGTCGTCGGGCAACGCGGCCTGCAGTTTCTGTGCGGCGTCGTGTGCCTGCGCCTGCTTGGCCAAGCGGCGGTCGCGTTCGGCTTCGGCGCGACCCTGCTCGCGTTCCAGTTCCTCGATGCGCTCACCGCCCTGCTGGCGGCGCTGCAGTTCCAGCTCGGCCAGGCGTTCGGTGTGGTTGTCCAGCGCCGCACGGCGCTGCGATTCTTCACCCAGCAGGCCACGATCGCGCGTGTCCATCTCGCGCAGGCGCGCTTCGATCAACAACTGGCGGCGGCTTTCGCGGAAGCTGTCGATACCGAGCTTGAGCGCTTCGTCGTCGCCACGCCGGCGGCTCATCGCCTGCAGGTCGCCGTAATGTTCGCGCGCCGGCTGCAGGGTTTCGACCTGACGCCGCGCCGTGACCACGGCCTGGTGCGCGCCATCGAGTTCGGCGAAATCGCTGACCAGTCGTTCGGCAGCGTCGAAGGTCTTCGGCGTGTCGAGCATGAAGTCGCGCAGGAAGACGTTCAGGTCTCCGAGGTTCTTCGCGGACTGCGTCTTGTGCAGCAGCCGCAGCGCCATCTCGTTGTCGATACCGAGCAGGTGGCGGAAACGTTCGGCATAGCCGGAGAACGTATCGAAGTGATGGACGTCGGCCAGCTTCTGCTTGAGCTTGCGCAGATCCAGGTCGAAACCGCCGAGGTCCTTGGCGATGTCGAACGGGCGCTCGGCGATCATGTAGTGCTTGCGCACGTCACCGGCGGAGGTGCTGCTGCCGGCGATCCACAGCAGGCGCACCAGGCTGACCACGCGGCCATCACCAGCGCGGTACTCCAGCACCAGCGCGGTCCAGGTTGCGCCCTTGCGTAGGTACTGGGTGGCGATTTCACCGGTGCCACTGTCCTGCTGATCGGCCCATGCGCCGCGCACGTAGGAGACAAGGTTGCGGTCGCGGCCGCTGCGTTCGGCTTCACGCGCAGCGGCGTTGAAGTCGACGATGGCCGGCGGCGTCAGCAGTGCGGACATGGCATCGAGCAGGGTCGACTTGCCCGAGCCGGAGCGGCCGACGAACAGGAAGCCGCGCTCGGCGATCGGCACTTCGGTCAGGCCGTTGAAGGTGCCCCAGTTGTGCACCTGCAGGCGGCGCATGCGGAACTGCTGCAGGCGCGGGTCGGGCAGGCCGTCATTGAACAGGGCGGGAGTGTGCTTGGAAATGGCCATGCGGTGCTCGGGTCTCTCAGGCTTCAGCGGCCGGGGTTTCGCGCAGCTGGCGGTAGACCGCCGAAAGCTGGGATACGTCTTCGGCGGAGAACAGCAGCTTCAACGCCGGCGAGACTTCGTGGCGGTCTTCCTGGCCGCCGAGACGGGTCAGGATGTGGTTGTCCTTCATCTTCTGCACCGCCGAGGCGACGCGCCGATTGAAGCCGGCGCGGTCGGTGGACAGGTTCTTCTCGTAGATGGCCAGCGCTTCGGCCATTTCGGCGTCGGCGACCACGGCGCGGTTGCCGCGTGCATCGGCTTCGCCCAGCTGCTGGCGCAGGTACAGCAACAGCACCGAATCGATGAAGGTCAACGGCGACGTGCGCAGCAGTACCGGTGCATCGACGTCCTCGGTATCGGCCTGGCGGGTGAACGCCACGCCACTGTCACGGTCGAGCACCAGTTCCAGGAACAGGTCCGACAGCGCCGAACGGATGCCGGCTTCGCTGCGGATCAGTGCCGGCCACAGTTTGGCGTGGCGCAGCTGGTCGATGCTGGGGCCGATCAGCAGCTGGCACAGCGCGCGGCGCGCATCCAGCGGCAGGCGGCCGGTATCGCCCATGTAGTAGACGTCGTTGCCACGCTTGGGCTGTGCCACGGTCGTCACCGGCTCGGCCTCGTAAGCGTCTTCGGCCAGGTCGGCATGCGGTGCGTCGATGGGGTCTTCATGCCAGCTCATGGCGTCTCTCCTGGGTAAACCAAACCAGCGGGATGCGGGCGCGACGGATCTGGCCGTCGCCACCACGCCATTCGGCAAGCTCCTGTTCGCCGACGATCACGCTGCCAAAGCGCGTGCCCAGCGAGAGGTAGCCGATGACACTGCCCAGCCCCTGCGGCGCTTCGCGCTGCGACAGGGCCTGGGCGATGCTGAGTTTCGGCTGCCTGTCGAGCAGGTCGTGCAGGTCGCGGCGCAGGGTGCGGAAATCGATTTCCGAGGACGCCACCAGGTCGCCCACGCTTTCCAGGCTGATGCTGGCCGCATCGTTGTATTCGACGTTGCCATCGACCTGGGCGCTGCGCGGGTCGTGCAGCTTCCACTGCGACCACGAGCGCAGGCGGCTGGTGGTCAGCTGCAGGTCGCGGCCGATGGCGCGCTGCGCCGGGAAGTCATCGCGCAATGCCAGCGCTTCGGACTGCGCCTGCTTCAACAGCTGGTTGAGGCGGCGCTGTTCCAGGTAACCACGGCTCTGCACGAAACCGCGCAGGCTGCGCGCGAAGTTCTGCAGCACGTCATGCACCTGGCCACCGCGCTCGAGCATGGTGCTGGTGAAGCCGCGCAGGAAATTGCGCTCGTTGCGATCCAGCCGACGGGCGAAGCCGCGGGCCAGCAGCGTCTCCAGCGCAGCATCGAGCTGGGCACTCTGTTCGGCGTCATTGAGCAGACGCCAGAAGGCCTGGAAACTACGGCCCGCGTCGCTCTCACCGATCACGTCCACGCCTTCAAAGAGTTTGGACAGCACGTCGCCGCGCTCGCCCTCGTCATCGATGATGCGTTCGCGGAAATCACGGTTGAGCTGTTCGAAGTCGTCGCGCACGCGGCGGAAGTCTTCGGTCAGTTCGTCGGCCAGGCCGATGATCTGCCGCGTACGTTCCAGCGCGCGCTTGCCGTCCAGCGCGGTCACACGGCCGGCGCCGACACGGGCGATCTCGGCATCGATGCGGTCACGCTCGTCGCGCAGTGCGGACAGGCGTGCGTCCGGATCGGCCTCGGTCTGCGCGGCCAGCTGCGACAGCTGTTCGATCACCAGTGCCAGACGGCTCTCGGTGGCGGCCACGCGGGCCTGCTCCATGCTGTCGGCGAAGCGGATCGCCTGCAGCGCCTGGGTCGAGAGCTCGTACTGCTCCTGGTCGGCGCCTTCGGGCAGCCGGCGTTCCAGCCAGCCCTGCGCCAACCAATGGGCAACGTAGGCCTGCGCGGTCCGCGGCAGCTCGCGCGACAGCTCGTCACCGTTGAGCTGGTCCAGCGCGCGCTGCAGGCGCTCGTTGAGGACCGATGCAGGCAACGTGCGATCGCCGTCCATCAGCAGGCCCTGCAGCAGGCCGATGATTTCCGGTGCGTGGTCGGCGGCGAGCAGCTTCCATTGCGGCTGTTCGCGCAGGTGGCGGTAACGGGTGATGCGTTCGCGGTGCTTCATGCAGCGAGATCGGTCCGAAGGGCGCGGCGGCCAGCGCGCGCGCGCAGGCGCGGCGCAGGCACGGCGAAAGCGGCGGCCACGCGGGGCCGCCACCGGGAGGCGACGGCGCTCAGCGCTTGCCGCCCACTTCGATGAAGCGCAGGAACTCGGCGCGGGTGCGGGCGTCTTCGCGGAAGCTGCCCAGCATCTTCGAGGTGACCATGCTGACGCCACGCTTGTGGATGCCGCGGGTGGTCATGCACTCATGGGCGCCTTCGACGACGACGCCGACACCGACCGGCTGCAGCACATCCTGGATGCACTGGGCGATCTGCGCGGTCATCTTTTCCTGCACCTGGAAGCGGCGGGCGTAGGCTTCGACCACACGGGCCAGCTTGCTGATGCCCACCACCTTGCCGGCCGGCAGGTAGCCGACGTGCACGCGGCCGATGATCGGCGCCATGTGGTGCTCGCAGTGGCTTTCGTATTCGATGTCGCGCAGGACGAT contains:
- a CDS encoding YchJ family metal-binding protein → MSRTAPDPCPCGLAADYAACCGRFHAGDAAPDAERLMRSRYSAYVRHLPDYLRATWHPDTRPAELSLDDAPGQRTQWLGLTVQDHQVTGIDSAEVRFTARYRVGGGSAVKMTEHSRFLRIEGRWYYLDAV
- a CDS encoding sulfite exporter TauE/SafE family protein — its product is MLEMIPPELWWLVAIAFIAGLVDAAVGGGGLVQLPGLFTVLPQQTPAMLFGTNKFSSMFGTGAAAWRYARNVRFPWKPVLFAAGTAFVFSFLGATAVSLLPKDAVRPLVLVLLVAMLAYTLWKKDFGALHRPREIGRNELMIALAIGAAIGFYDGFFGPGTGSFLIFLFVRFFGLDFLRASAASKVVNLATNVAAISFFVPTGNILWLFALPMAAANIIGSVVGTRLALKGGTPFIRKLFVGLVVVLIARMAWDTFRSS
- a CDS encoding ATP-binding protein, producing the protein MAISKHTPALFNDGLPDPRLQQFRMRRLQVHNWGTFNGLTEVPIAERGFLFVGRSGSGKSTLLDAMSALLTPPAIVDFNAAAREAERSGRDRNLVSYVRGAWADQQDSGTGEIATQYLRKGATWTALVLEYRAGDGRVVSLVRLLWIAGSSTSAGDVRKHYMIAERPFDIAKDLGGFDLDLRKLKQKLADVHHFDTFSGYAERFRHLLGIDNEMALRLLHKTQSAKNLGDLNVFLRDFMLDTPKTFDAAERLVSDFAELDGAHQAVVTARRQVETLQPAREHYGDLQAMSRRRGDDEALKLGIDSFRESRRQLLIEARLREMDTRDRGLLGEESQRRAALDNHTERLAELELQRRQQGGERIEELEREQGRAEAERDRRLAKQAQAHDAAQKLQAALPDDAHGFAELVEQAQSELEDRQRASSALDDAISERLGGKRDDERRFSDVRGELEAMQRTPSSIPAPMQKLRARLAEETGISEAALPFVGELIQVRSEEQSWQGAIERVLGGFAQSLLVDDKHYNDVAEWVNRTHLGMRFTYYRVRRNDDAFAREPSAKSLLHKLELRDHVFESWLRRELGKRFDYECVDAKQLRNVDRGITREGQVKHPGDRFEKDDRSAVNDRRRWLLGFSNRDKLAVFEKEAQELAARIASCDTDIARLRSQRDRDNERRLACHQLVGISWNEIDVAAPQQRLADIEASLHALREGNADLARIAQQIDATRADIEQARRTYEDTRVERGQLVRERDRLDRARQQSRALVLPALAEDQEAGLAERLQEQGPLSLETLEAHMRQVSNALNEQLSSSQQDVNRVENLLLGCFRRFIQQWPEESGDFTVSVASAEDFLARLERLERDGLPQHEERFFDLLQNQSKNNLLALQRHSAEARKSIGQRLDEVNASLEQVPFNRGTLLTIELNDRRLPEVQEFHLQLREVLSQQQTEQRDVAETQFTVLRQLVNRLGSQEGEDKRWREIVLDVRLHVEFIGVELDVETRQQVEIYRSGAGKSGGQRQKLATTCLAAALRYQLGGADSQLPSYAAVVLDEAFDKADNEFTALAMNIFDNFGFQMVVATPLKSVMTLEPFIGGACFVEISGRHDSGVLLIEYDEEGKRLKLPERSRQQADEPEEAEA
- a CDS encoding DUF4194 domain-containing protein; this translates as MSWHEDPIDAPHADLAEDAYEAEPVTTVAQPKRGNDVYYMGDTGRLPLDARRALCQLLIGPSIDQLRHAKLWPALIRSEAGIRSALSDLFLELVLDRDSGVAFTRQADTEDVDAPVLLRTSPLTFIDSVLLLYLRQQLGEADARGNRAVVADAEMAEALAIYEKNLSTDRAGFNRRVASAVQKMKDNHILTRLGGQEDRHEVSPALKLLFSAEDVSQLSAVYRQLRETPAAEA
- a CDS encoding DUF3375 domain-containing protein — encoded protein: MKHRERITRYRHLREQPQWKLLAADHAPEIIGLLQGLLMDGDRTLPASVLNERLQRALDQLNGDELSRELPRTAQAYVAHWLAQGWLERRLPEGADQEQYELSTQALQAIRFADSMEQARVAATESRLALVIEQLSQLAAQTEADPDARLSALRDERDRIDAEIARVGAGRVTALDGKRALERTRQIIGLADELTEDFRRVRDDFEQLNRDFRERIIDDEGERGDVLSKLFEGVDVIGESDAGRSFQAFWRLLNDAEQSAQLDAALETLLARGFARRLDRNERNFLRGFTSTMLERGGQVHDVLQNFARSLRGFVQSRGYLEQRRLNQLLKQAQSEALALRDDFPAQRAIGRDLQLTTSRLRSWSQWKLHDPRSAQVDGNVEYNDAASISLESVGDLVASSEIDFRTLRRDLHDLLDRQPKLSIAQALSQREAPQGLGSVIGYLSLGTRFGSVIVGEQELAEWRGGDGQIRRARIPLVWFTQERRHELA
- the folE gene encoding GTP cyclohydrolase I FolE produces the protein MSKNNEKAAPQGDVTQVQAEDAVRTLLRWAGEDPTREGLLDTPRRVAEAYGDWFSGYRDDPRAYMERTFEEVAGYDELIVLRDIEYESHCEHHMAPIIGRVHVGYLPAGKVVGISKLARVVEAYARRFQVQEKMTAQIAQCIQDVLQPVGVGVVVEGAHECMTTRGIHKRGVSMVTSKMLGSFREDARTRAEFLRFIEVGGKR